The Eurosta solidaginis isolate ZX-2024a chromosome 4, ASM4086904v1, whole genome shotgun sequence genome includes a window with the following:
- the LOC137251460 gene encoding uncharacterized protein isoform X1: protein MRHNGVEHLIVPSEGDAIKATTPAKEPVSCQRFSLDLEEDLQTLLEARAGPRVANVDQHESNVAVSGNAMNKIFEMEDEYKSNNANTIKRIPYNNKRTSDESFKALEKMWDKTASDPDSTLFKYIHSENKDMVKEDAKKRSADENSVIMKISG from the exons atgcgacacaatggagtggaacatttaattgtgccaagcgaaggggatgcaat aaaggctacaacgcctgctaaagagccggtatcttgccaacgctttagcttggatttagaggaggatctacaaactttgctaGAAGCACGCGCAGGTCCTCGTGTAGCGAATGTGGATCAACACGAGAGTAacgttgctgttagcggaaatgcaatgaacaaaatatttgaaatggaggatgaatataaatccaacaatgcaAACACTATAAAGAGGATTCCTTATAATAATAAACGTACGTCTGATGAAAGTTTTAAGGCTTTGGAAAAAATGTGGGATAAAACAGCATCCGATCCTGACAGCacactatttaagtacatacatagcgaGAACAAGGATATGGTTAAAGAAGATGCTAAAAAGCGCAGCGCCGATGAAAATTCGGTAATAATGAAGATTTCAGGATGA
- the LOC137251460 gene encoding tRNA (guanine(26)-N(2))-dimethyltransferase-like isoform X2 has translation MRHNGVEHLIVPSEGDAMTLMYLSTSYEKRFDVRDLDPYGCPNRFLDGAIHSLTSGGSLLVTANDMAVLAGNTPEACNAKYSSVPLRMKCCHEMGLRILLHCIETHSNRYGKYIEPLLSISANFYIRVFVRMHEQTMNGISMHWL, from the exons atgcgacacaatggagtggaacatttaattgtgccaagcgaaggggatgcaat gactctcatgtacctttcaacttcatatgagaagcgtttcgatgttagagacctagatccttatggttgtccgaatcgctttctggatggcgctatacattcactgacgagtgggggttcattacttgtaactgcgaatgatatggctgtgctggcaggcaatacgcctgaagcctgcaatgccaaatatagttctgtgcctttgcgtatgaaatgctgccatgagatgggattgcgtatactattgcattgcattgaaacgcactctaatcgttatggaaaatatattgagccacttttgagcatttctgccaatttttatatacgcgtatttgtgcgtatgcatgag caaacaatgaatggtatttcaatgcactggttgtga